Within Eggerthella sp. YY7918, the genomic segment CCTGATCACGGGTATCTTAAAATCGATTACTTCACGATATTTTGGCTTTTTGTGGGCGGCAGCCTCTTCGGTCTGGTTGTGGAAACCATCTTTCACGCCATTGTGTACGGAGGCATCGAAAGTCGTGCGGGATTGGTGTGGGGACCGTTTTCTCCCATCTACGGTGTGGGTGCCGTTGTGCTGACAGTCTCGCTCAACCGGTTCTACCACTCCCATAACCTTATTATTTTCCTTATTGCGATGGTGGTAGGATCCGTTATCGAATACACCACAAGCTACCTCATGGAAACCCTCTGGGGGGCCATTGCCTGGGACTACACGGGAACCTTTGGCAGCATCAACGGACGCACGAACTTTGCCTTCGGCGTGATGTGGGGACTTTTAGGGCTGGTATGGGTGCGCGTGATTCTGCCCTTCATCAAACACGTCATTGCTCTTGTGAATACGAAGCACATCTTTGTACGAGCATTCACTCTGGCATTAAGCGTGTTTATGGCCGTCGATATCGTAGTCACTGTTCTGGCGCTTGATCGCGAAGGGCAGCGGGCGGCCGACATCCCTGCGACCACCTGGGAACAGCAGTTTTTCGACGAGTATTTCCCCGATAGCTTCCTACAATCGCGCATGCAGAATATGAGCGTCTACGGCAAGGGGAACTAGCCACGCGCTTCGCGGAGCTGGGCGAATACTTCTTCGCCTGCCTCGGTGCGACCCTGGCTGCGCGGGCTGAGGGAGTCAAGAACGCTTTGCAAATCTTCCGGCAGACCGTCGTAAAAACGCAGCTCTTCGCCCGTGACGGGATGCGTGAAGGCAAGTTGAAACGAATGGAGAAACTGCCGCGTGAGACCGAGATCGGCAGAAGACGTCTTCGGTGCGTGGACGGTGTACACCGGGTCCCCCACAAGCGGATGTTTGGCGTATTCCATGTGCACGCGAATCTGATGCGTGCGGCCGGTGAACAGCTTGCAGTCGACCAGCGTGTAGCCGTTGTCGTCCCCTTCGTGATCGAAGCGCTCAAGCACCCGAAACGTCGTGATCGCTTCGCGCGCCGAGGGGGCCTCGCGCACGGCCATGCGCGTGCGTTCGTTGACAGCGCGGGCAATGGGAGCGTCAATCATCCCCGTATCGTGCGCAATCACGCCATGGACCAGCGCCAAATAACGCCGATCGACCGCACGGTCGCGGATATCGGCCATGAGCGCATAACCGGTCTCGTCGTCTTTCGCAGCGAGCATAAGCCCCGTTGTATCACGGTCGAGACGATGGACAATGCCCAGGCGATCGTCTTGTCCCTGCACATTACAAAGGCGATCAGCTCCGCAGTGGTAGATGAGCGCGTTGACAAGCGTGCCGTCGTCATGATCGACCGACGGGTGACAAACGAGTCCAGCTTGCTTTGAAAGCACGATAAGATGGTCATCTTCAAAGCGAATATCAAGATCGATGGCCTGCCCGGAAAGCGGTCCGGGCGCCATCGTATCCTCGACTTCGTAGACGATGGTATCTCCCGCGCACAGCGTCTGCTTTTTGGGCACAGCAGCGCCGTTCACATACACAGCACCCTCGTCAACCGCACGTGCTGCGGCGCTGCGGCTGGGATACAGACCACGCGTCGCCAGAAGTGTATCGAGGCGTTGCCCCGCGTCCTCGGCAGCAACGGTATGACTGAGCAGACGACTCACGGGAGGTCGGGTCCTTGGGAGTCTTGGGAAGCATCGCCGTTCATCAGGGCGCGTTCGCGGGCTGCCTCGCGACGCTCACGCAGCAGAAGTCCCCCTAAAAACAGCACGAACCCACAGGTCACACCAATATCGGCCACATTGAACACCGGAAAATCGATAAACACCGGCTCGATAAAATCCACCACGTAACCAAGCGTAAAGCGATCGAGCGCGTTTCCCAAGCCGCCGGCCACCACCAGCGCAATGCCCACCGCCTCGGCAACACTCGCCCGAGGAGAAAGCGCCAGCAAGTAAACGATCAAAACACAGCAGACCACGAGTGACATGACGCCGAGCGCTGTTGTGGAGTCGCCAAACATGCCCCACGCCATGCCGGTGTTGTGCACCAGAGTAAACTGTACAAGCCCGAGAATCGGACCCACAACCGTTTGACCCACCTCGTAGGATCCGTTGATCCAAGATTTTGTCAGCATGTCAAGGCCGAACCACACCAGGCCTACCGCCAGAAGAATCGCCAGGTTACGAGACCTCGATGTGCGCTTCTCCTGCCGGGATGCCTCTTCGGCCCCGATTGCTGCCGTCACGCGCGTGCGCCCGTCCAAGGGTCCTACTCCCCTTCCGAGAAGCCAAGCGCATCCAGCACGTCGCCGCAGCGTTCGCATACGTCCGGATGGTTCGCGTTGCCGCCCAGTTCGCGGTAGTTCCAGCAACGCGGGCACTTCTCACCGGCAGCAGGTTCGATGGACACGGCCAGCTCATCGGCCTCTTCAAAGGCGACACTCGCGACGATGAACAGCTCCTCGAACACCTCTTGGTCAAACTTTTCCGTCACTTCAAGCACCGAACGTGGCGCGCACACAACGACAGCCGCCTCTTGACTCTTGTTGACCGTCTTCTCCGCGCGCGCATCTTCAAGCGCCTTGGTAACCACTTCGCGCACGCCAAGCACCACACCAAAGTCTTCAGCAACCTTGTCGGCAACCGCGCGCTCGGGTAATGTCGGCACGAAGTCGCGCAGCGTGGGCCAGCCAGCCAGCTGCACATTTGTCGGACGACCCTCACGCTCACGTATGGCCTGCGGATAGTGTTCCCACACCTCATCGGTCGTGAACGACAGCACCGGTGCCAGCACGCGCACGAGCACTTCGAGAATATCCATGAGCACCGTCTGCACAGCGCGACGGCGCGGCGAATCGGGAGCTTCCGAGTACAGGCGGTCCTTCGTCGCATCCATGTACACGGCAGAAAGGTCGTTTACGATGTAGTCGTATACCGCGCGATACACCAGGTGGAACTTGTAATCGTTGTACGCAGCCTCCACGTCGGCAAGCAGGTGCGACAAGCGCACAAGCATCCACTGATCCATCGGCTCAAGCTCGTCGAAATCCTCCACCATGTCGGTGGCATCGTCGAAGTCGTCCAAGCTGCCCAGCAAGAAGCGGAAGGTATTGCGGATACGGCGATACGCTTCGGAGGTACGCTGCAAAATCTCGTCGGAGATGCTCACATCCTGCGAGTAGTCAACGCTTGCCACCCACAAACGCAATACATCGGCGCCGGACTTCTCCATGACCTCGGCCGGGTCCACACCGTTGCCAAGCGACTTGGACATCTTGCGGCCCTCGCCGTCTACCGTGAAGCCGCAATGCATAACGCTCTTGTACGGCGGCACGCCATAAGCCCCCATGCTGGTGAGCAGCGACGACTGGAACCACCCGCGATGCTGGTCGGAACCTTCCAAATACATCTCGGCCGGGAAATGCAGGCCTTCGGCCTCGCGATGGCGCAACACCGACGTATGCGACACGCCGCTTTCCCACCACACGTCAAGAATGTCCTTTTCTGGCACCAATTCCATACTGCCGCACACTTCGCACTTTGTGCCGCGCGGCAGATATTCAGAGGGCTTACGCGTAAACCACGCGTCGGCGCCTTCGCGATAGAACAGGTCGATAACCGCATCGAACGTCGCTTCGTTTGCAACGGTCGAACCACACTTTGCGCACTTGAACACCGGAATGGGCACGCCCCACGAACGCTGACGCGAGATGCACCAGTCGGGACGATCGGCCACCATCGAACCGATACGGTTCGCGGCCCAGGCGGGAATCCATTCCACGTCATTTTCGATAGCCGAAAGTGCATCCTCGCGCAGGCTATTTTTATCCATGGAGACAAACCACTGGTCGGTCGCACGGAAGATGACCGGCTCGTGGCAGCGCCAGCAGTGCGGATAGCTGTGCAGGATGCTCTTTTCTGCCACCAGCGTACCGCGCTCGCGCAGCCAATTGATGATGACGGGGTTCGCCTCGTCCACATCAAGGCCCGAGAAGGGACCGGCCTCGTCGGTGAAACAACCGTTGTCGTCGACCGGCATGAGCAGCGGCACGTCGAACTCAAGTGCAACCAGATAGTCGTCTTGGCCGTGACCAGGTGCGGTATGAACGCAGCCCGTACCCGTGTCGAGCGTAACGTGGTCGCCGTAGATAATGGTGCCCTTCAAATCCTGACGCACCGGACAGGTGTAGGTGAGGCCCGTCAGCTCGCGACCTTTAAGCGACACAAGGGTTCCCGTAGCCTCTTCAACAAGGCTCCAGTCCTCCCATCCGGCGATTTCAGCCACCTGTTCCACCAGTTCACGCGCCATGATCATGTTCGATCCGTCCGCCTGCACCATCACATAGTCGGCATCGGGCGCAAGCGATACCGCCGTATTCGCCGGCAGCGTCCAAGGGGTCGTGGTCCAAATGAGAATGTACGCATCGCCCGTGACGCCCGCAGTCTCAAACATACCCGGTACGGTGTCGAGTTTGAACTTCACGAAGATGGACGGCGACGTTTCATCGCTGTACTCGATCTCGGCCTCGGCAAGCGCGGTGTGGCAGCGCTTGCACCAGTGGATGGGTTTGCGGCCGCGATACACCGAGCCGTCCAAGTACATTTTCTTGAACACCTCGACGTTGCCCGCTTCGTAATTCGGCGTGAAGGTGAGATAGGGGTGCTCCCAATCGCCGTTCACACCAAGGCGCTTGAAGCCGTCGCGCTGAATGTCGATGTATTTCTCAGCCCACTCGCGACACAGACGGCGCAGCGTCGGCTGGTCGATCTTTGCCATTTTCTCGGGCCCCAGCGTCTTTT encodes:
- the lspA gene encoding signal peptidase II → MDGRTRVTAAIGAEEASRQEKRTSRSRNLAILLAVGLVWFGLDMLTKSWINGSYEVGQTVVGPILGLVQFTLVHNTGMAWGMFGDSTTALGVMSLVVCCVLIVYLLALSPRASVAEAVGIALVVAGGLGNALDRFTLGYVVDFIEPVFIDFPVFNVADIGVTCGFVLFLGGLLLRERREAARERALMNGDASQDSQGPDLP
- the ileS gene encoding isoleucine--tRNA ligase — encoded protein: MGNTYKETMNLPKTDFAMRANLPENEPKRLAKWEEERIYERVLEKNKDGKPFVLHDGPPYANGPIHIGHAFNKILKDFVNKSHAQRGYFTPYVPGWDCHGQPIEHMVEKTLGPEKMAKIDQPTLRRLCREWAEKYIDIQRDGFKRLGVNGDWEHPYLTFTPNYEAGNVEVFKKMYLDGSVYRGRKPIHWCKRCHTALAEAEIEYSDETSPSIFVKFKLDTVPGMFETAGVTGDAYILIWTTTPWTLPANTAVSLAPDADYVMVQADGSNMIMARELVEQVAEIAGWEDWSLVEEATGTLVSLKGRELTGLTYTCPVRQDLKGTIIYGDHVTLDTGTGCVHTAPGHGQDDYLVALEFDVPLLMPVDDNGCFTDEAGPFSGLDVDEANPVIINWLRERGTLVAEKSILHSYPHCWRCHEPVIFRATDQWFVSMDKNSLREDALSAIENDVEWIPAWAANRIGSMVADRPDWCISRQRSWGVPIPVFKCAKCGSTVANEATFDAVIDLFYREGADAWFTRKPSEYLPRGTKCEVCGSMELVPEKDILDVWWESGVSHTSVLRHREAEGLHFPAEMYLEGSDQHRGWFQSSLLTSMGAYGVPPYKSVMHCGFTVDGEGRKMSKSLGNGVDPAEVMEKSGADVLRLWVASVDYSQDVSISDEILQRTSEAYRRIRNTFRFLLGSLDDFDDATDMVEDFDELEPMDQWMLVRLSHLLADVEAAYNDYKFHLVYRAVYDYIVNDLSAVYMDATKDRLYSEAPDSPRRRAVQTVLMDILEVLVRVLAPVLSFTTDEVWEHYPQAIREREGRPTNVQLAGWPTLRDFVPTLPERAVADKVAEDFGVVLGVREVVTKALEDARAEKTVNKSQEAAVVVCAPRSVLEVTEKFDQEVFEELFIVASVAFEEADELAVSIEPAAGEKCPRCWNYRELGGNANHPDVCERCGDVLDALGFSEGE
- a CDS encoding putative ABC transporter permease — encoded protein: MAKDSKKTITTQRSSQTEEHRTRRASSPNPPSDSNILRELGQEVKEQVRPDHGYLKIDYFTIFWLFVGGSLFGLVVETIFHAIVYGGIESRAGLVWGPFSPIYGVGAVVLTVSLNRFYHSHNLIIFLIAMVVGSVIEYTTSYLMETLWGAIAWDYTGTFGSINGRTNFAFGVMWGLLGLVWVRVILPFIKHVIALVNTKHIFVRAFTLALSVFMAVDIVVTVLALDREGQRAADIPATTWEQQFFDEYFPDSFLQSRMQNMSVYGKGN
- a CDS encoding RluA family pseudouridine synthase, translating into MSRLLSHTVAAEDAGQRLDTLLATRGLYPSRSAAARAVDEGAVYVNGAAVPKKQTLCAGDTIVYEVEDTMAPGPLSGQAIDLDIRFEDDHLIVLSKQAGLVCHPSVDHDDGTLVNALIYHCGADRLCNVQGQDDRLGIVHRLDRDTTGLMLAAKDDETGYALMADIRDRAVDRRYLALVHGVIAHDTGMIDAPIARAVNERTRMAVREAPSAREAITTFRVLERFDHEGDDNGYTLVDCKLFTGRTHQIRVHMEYAKHPLVGDPVYTVHAPKTSSADLGLTRQFLHSFQLAFTHPVTGEELRFYDGLPEDLQSVLDSLSPRSQGRTEAGEEVFAQLREARG